A DNA window from Mycoplasmopsis pullorum contains the following coding sequences:
- a CDS encoding aldehyde dehydrogenase family protein → MDYQIRIKLLKNLKKIIIKYQDEITVALQKDLNKAEHETLFSEIYPVVREINYLIKHTWKYKDVKLAKLPIFSKKGYVYSPRGNVLIMNSWNYPINLLFIPLAGSIAAGNTNVVKLHPFVLESKKVIEKILNELDPQEQYIKVDDSYTFADMFESHKIDFLFFTGSSKTASNLKKLIDKHDIEYCFELGGKSPFIVTQYANIDLAVEQFFYGKMLNGGQTCVAPDYIFIDAKVAQTFSLKLNKKIDDFFQSEEDWNNVAHLVNEHTLTRVMSYLEDGKADFNLLKIKPQIVQTNDLTDEIYHEEIFAPVAPMYIYKEISEFEHVYNQNPNPLAFYLFSNNKNDWNFFKQFKAGNYMINSTISILDDNSLSFGGYKQSGFGRYRGKASYEIFSVKSSYVKTYFDPYKTFKIHPYKTWKTKILKLILKFNEFSDL, encoded by the coding sequence GAATTAAATTATTAAAGAATTTAAAAAAAATAATTATTAAATATCAAGATGAAATTACAGTTGCTTTGCAAAAAGATTTAAATAAAGCGGAACATGAAACACTTTTTAGTGAAATTTATCCAGTTGTACGTGAAATAAATTATTTGATTAAACATACATGAAAATATAAAGACGTAAAATTAGCAAAATTACCAATTTTTTCAAAAAAAGGTTATGTTTATAGTCCGCGTGGTAACGTGCTAATTATGAATTCATGAAACTATCCAATCAATTTATTGTTTATTCCGCTTGCTGGTTCGATTGCTGCAGGAAATACTAACGTAGTAAAATTACATCCATTTGTTTTAGAATCGAAAAAAGTTATTGAAAAGATTTTAAATGAATTAGATCCACAAGAGCAATATATTAAAGTTGATGATAGTTACACCTTTGCAGATATGTTTGAATCACATAAAATTGATTTTCTATTTTTTACCGGAAGCTCAAAAACAGCAAGCAATTTGAAAAAATTAATCGACAAACATGATATTGAATACTGCTTTGAATTAGGTGGAAAATCACCTTTTATCGTGACACAATATGCTAATATTGATTTAGCAGTTGAACAATTTTTCTACGGAAAAATGCTTAATGGTGGACAAACTTGTGTTGCTCCGGATTATATTTTTATCGATGCAAAGGTCGCACAAACTTTTTCACTAAAATTGAATAAAAAAATCGATGACTTTTTCCAAAGTGAAGAAGATTGAAACAATGTTGCTCATTTAGTAAACGAACATACTCTTACACGTGTGATGAGTTATTTAGAAGATGGAAAAGCTGATTTTAATTTATTAAAAATTAAACCTCAAATTGTCCAAACGAATGATTTAACTGACGAAATTTATCACGAAGAAATTTTTGCACCAGTTGCTCCAATGTATATTTATAAAGAAATTTCTGAATTTGAACACGTTTATAATCAAAATCCAAATCCACTTGCTTTTTATTTATTTTCTAATAATAAAAATGATTGAAATTTCTTTAAACAATTTAAAGCTGGAAACTACATGATTAATTCAACTATTTCAATTTTAGATGATAATAGTTTAAGTTTTGGAGGTTACAAACAAAGTGGTTTTGGTCGTTACCGTGGTAAGGCTTCATATGAAATTTTTAGCGTCAAAAGTTCATATGTAAAAACTTATTTTGATCCTTATAAAACTTTTAAAATTCATCCTTATAAAACATGAAAAACTAAAATTTTGAAATTAATCTTAAAATTTAATGAATTTTCAGATTTGTAA
- a CDS encoding UvrD-helicase domain-containing protein: MEISHEQFLINQALKQGFNVKVSAVAGSGKTTTVLLISKLLSDKKILFFTYNRQLKDETQEKIISNKLFNIDIFTFHSFAQNIYNVQANTDDGLVELLTKNKTSNNIDYDLIVIDEAQDLTPIYYHFLLKIMNDNQNKNYQILILGDERQCIYQFLGADSRFLTHADKLFVNQHEWKFLSLSKSYRLSSQIASFLNDIFFKKQLIKSGRLNSYSSINYLLVRNNNHKNEGITALASKICKKIHEYGEENIFVLTPTTKTNYINLLIKKIIEINEILYGNKEIAIFTSSNETDKLVDLELIKNKLVISTFHQTKGLEREVVFLLNFDESYYEHFAVDANKFELMNVTYVSATRAKTELWLVHDDQYQFMQWIDKKTLLEHPYVTFHNRLSLEKILKLNDEQENSSKESSHCTEIIKFLDFKIDNLIKSKFSIQSFETDKTKINAKSLNSINSFIYLKKLNKSIKEDVSNINGTLISILYLIKKDINLFVQHFQSYLKMRLFSKNPKQKINFDSNILENIEFALAKLQSSRDIQSLLYITMIYMILKSGNIVQLNLITYDRCNWLNFNEFVLLNSLLDNILEIENCDFEVRFSYHEKKYDFTLVGDVDAIDHVNKIVYEFKFTNETKIDHFYQLITYRFLMLKNDYEKYKDYKFVVYNVRKNVAYELVINDESTYEIVDILFRSFLNLNPKNSLSDAEFFDYVCYFKHLNLLSNNLTSQISNIEKDTQLKQKIELIDLVDKDFLNSINFTSSNLIIEQKKSNKYVILDFETLHYDQIPIQLAFLVIQNNQIIETQNLYFEIDNDMNLELFWEYVNVDPSNLIDAPHFLEQWDKIKKYFNGEYIIIAHNAPFDMRVLKKALKKYDLEILNFVFLDSIKLLKKLKPNLASYSQPKLCSYFGIEYDAHNALADVQALYQLITLFIDFDEIDQLIQENPKLLNDFWNI; this comes from the coding sequence ATGGAAATTTCACATGAACAATTTTTAATCAATCAAGCACTCAAACAAGGATTTAATGTTAAAGTTAGTGCTGTTGCTGGAAGTGGTAAGACTACCACAGTTTTATTAATTAGTAAGTTATTAAGTGACAAAAAGATTTTGTTTTTTACTTATAATCGACAATTAAAAGACGAAACGCAGGAAAAAATTATTTCGAATAAATTGTTTAACATTGATATTTTCACCTTTCACTCGTTTGCTCAAAATATTTATAACGTTCAAGCTAATACTGATGATGGTTTAGTTGAATTATTAACTAAAAATAAAACTAGCAATAACATTGATTATGATTTGATCGTAATTGATGAAGCTCAAGATTTAACACCGATTTATTATCATTTCTTATTAAAAATAATGAACGATAATCAAAACAAAAATTATCAAATTTTAATTCTTGGTGATGAAAGACAGTGTATTTATCAATTTTTAGGTGCAGATTCACGGTTTTTGACTCATGCAGATAAATTATTCGTTAATCAACATGAGTGAAAATTCCTATCTTTAAGTAAAAGTTATCGTTTAAGTAGTCAAATCGCTTCTTTTCTTAATGATATCTTTTTTAAAAAACAGTTAATTAAATCTGGTCGACTTAATTCTTACTCATCAATTAATTACTTACTAGTGCGGAATAACAATCATAAAAACGAAGGAATAACTGCATTAGCAAGCAAAATTTGTAAAAAAATTCATGAATATGGTGAAGAAAATATTTTTGTTTTAACTCCAACGACTAAAACTAATTATATTAATCTCTTAATAAAGAAAATTATTGAAATTAACGAAATTCTCTATGGAAATAAGGAAATCGCGATTTTTACTAGTTCAAATGAGACTGATAAATTAGTTGATTTGGAATTAATTAAGAATAAATTAGTAATTTCGACATTTCATCAAACCAAAGGACTTGAGCGTGAAGTTGTCTTTTTGCTTAATTTTGACGAAAGTTACTATGAACATTTTGCAGTTGATGCGAATAAGTTCGAATTAATGAATGTTACTTATGTTTCGGCAACTCGTGCAAAAACAGAATTATGATTAGTTCACGATGATCAATATCAGTTTATGCAATGAATTGACAAAAAAACTTTACTTGAGCATCCTTATGTGACTTTTCATAATCGCTTGAGCCTAGAAAAGATTCTAAAATTGAATGATGAGCAAGAAAATTCAAGCAAAGAATCGTCACATTGTACTGAAATTATTAAATTTTTAGATTTTAAGATTGATAATTTAATCAAAAGTAAATTTTCAATTCAAAGTTTTGAAACTGATAAGACTAAAATAAATGCTAAATCACTCAATAGCATTAATTCGTTTATTTATTTGAAAAAACTCAATAAGAGTATCAAAGAAGATGTGTCAAATATTAATGGAACATTAATTTCAATTTTGTATTTAATCAAGAAAGATATTAATCTTTTTGTTCAACATTTTCAAAGTTATTTAAAAATGCGTCTTTTTTCGAAAAATCCAAAACAAAAAATTAATTTTGATTCAAACATTTTGGAGAATATCGAATTTGCTTTAGCTAAATTACAATCATCAAGAGATATTCAATCTTTGCTTTATATTACGATGATTTATATGATTTTAAAATCTGGGAATATCGTTCAATTAAATTTAATCACCTATGATAGGTGTAATTGATTAAATTTTAATGAATTTGTTTTATTAAATAGTTTATTAGATAATATATTAGAAATTGAAAATTGTGATTTTGAAGTTCGATTTTCTTATCATGAGAAAAAATATGATTTTACCTTAGTTGGTGATGTTGATGCAATTGATCATGTCAATAAAATAGTTTATGAGTTTAAATTCACCAACGAAACTAAAATTGATCATTTTTATCAACTGATAACCTATCGATTTTTGATGCTGAAAAATGACTATGAAAAATATAAAGATTATAAATTTGTCGTCTATAATGTGCGTAAAAATGTCGCTTATGAATTAGTCATTAATGATGAATCTACCTATGAAATAGTTGATATTCTATTTCGATCGTTCTTAAATTTGAATCCAAAAAATTCACTCAGTGACGCGGAATTTTTCGACTATGTTTGCTATTTTAAACACTTAAATCTTTTAAGTAATAATTTGACATCTCAAATCAGTAATATTGAAAAAGATACACAATTAAAACAAAAAATAGAATTAATTGACCTAGTTGATAAGGATTTTTTAAATTCAATTAATTTTACTAGTTCGAATTTAATAATTGAACAAAAAAAATCAAATAAATATGTCATTTTAGATTTTGAAACGCTACATTATGATCAAATTCCAATTCAACTAGCTTTTTTAGTTATTCAAAATAATCAAATCATTGAAACTCAAAATTTATATTTTGAAATTGATAATGATATGAATTTAGAATTGTTTTGAGAATATGTCAATGTTGATCCAAGCAATTTAATCGATGCACCGCATTTTTTAGAACAGTGAGATAAAATCAAAAAATATTTTAATGGTGAATATATCATTATTGCTCACAATGCTCCTTTTGATATGCGAGTATTAAAAAAAGCCCTCAAAAAATATGATTTAGAAATATTAAATTTTGTATTTTTAGATAGTATCAAATTACTTAAAAAGTTAAAACCGAATCTTGCTTCTTATAGTCAACCAAAATTGTGTAGTTATTTTGGTATTGAATATGATGCTCATAACGCTTTAGCTGATGTGCAAGCATTATACCAACTCATCACTCTTTTTATTGATTTTGATGAAATTGATCAGTTAATTCAAGAAAATCCGAAATTACTCAATGATTTTTGAAACATTTAG
- a CDS encoding ROK family protein yields MNSEKYAVVDIGGTNTRFALVKDLKVIHKERFNTDANDPIKTLNNLVELIKKHEITSLALCIPGPADYDNGIVLHSPNLAGWSNFNVKKFLLENTKINKIVFENDANAMALANHYRFKQSDKEITQFFTVSTGFGAGLVINNQIFSGFNHLGQEIAYIPLGDKKEFGLHLPALSAELFVGGNGIVKRYEYYSQQNKTTKEIFDLAENNNPLAQQIINEGIDVLAKTIATTLAFINPSVIAFGGSISLKNKTFVQKAIEKAAEYTEENQYKSVRFVFDEHGDDSALIGLDLLIKQI; encoded by the coding sequence ATGAATTCAGAAAAATATGCGGTGGTTGATATTGGTGGTACTAACACGCGTTTCGCCTTAGTTAAGGACTTAAAAGTAATACATAAAGAACGTTTTAATACTGATGCAAATGATCCGATTAAGACATTAAACAATTTAGTTGAATTAATTAAAAAACACGAAATTACTTCATTAGCTTTATGTATCCCGGGTCCGGCTGATTATGATAATGGAATTGTATTACATTCCCCAAATTTAGCTGGATGAAGCAATTTTAATGTTAAAAAATTTTTATTAGAAAATACAAAGATTAACAAAATTGTTTTTGAAAATGACGCTAATGCAATGGCTTTAGCAAACCACTATCGTTTTAAACAAAGTGATAAAGAAATTACTCAATTTTTTACAGTCAGCACCGGTTTTGGGGCTGGTTTAGTTATTAACAACCAAATTTTTTCTGGTTTTAATCATTTAGGTCAAGAAATCGCTTACATTCCCCTAGGGGACAAAAAAGAATTCGGATTACACTTACCAGCCTTATCTGCTGAATTATTCGTTGGTGGTAATGGGATTGTTAAGCGTTATGAATATTATTCACAACAAAATAAAACAACTAAAGAAATTTTTGATTTAGCAGAAAATAACAATCCTTTAGCTCAACAAATTATTAACGAGGGGATTGATGTTTTAGCAAAGACAATCGCAACCACACTCGCTTTTATTAATCCATCAGTCATTGCTTTTGGTGGTTCTATTTCTTTAAAAAATAAAACATTCGTACAAAAAGCAATTGAAAAAGCTGCGGAGTACACTGAAGAAAATCAATACAAAAGTGTTCGTTTTGTTTTTGATGAACATGGTGATGATTCAGCTTTAATTGGGCTCGATTTATTAATTAAGCAAATTTAA
- the pgmB gene encoding beta-phosphoglucomutase: MQIKGILFDVDGVITDTAKIHYKSWAKVVKKIGIDYTEAENENLRGLPRIDTLKEIIKLKQPQATYELEFLNSLAHEKNELYVELLKQELDETYLLPNIKKFIIDAKNKGIKLAIASSSYNAPFILKKLNVYDYFDAIVNPANVAKGKPAPDIYIQAYELIGVPKEECIGLEDAVSGVESIVGAGVKAIAFDYHSGVDFSKASLVLHDTSELNLDSVISYFKNIN; the protein is encoded by the coding sequence ATGCAAATTAAAGGTATTTTATTTGACGTAGATGGAGTAATTACTGACACAGCTAAAATTCATTATAAGTCATGAGCTAAGGTGGTTAAAAAAATTGGAATTGACTATACTGAAGCTGAAAACGAAAATTTACGTGGATTACCAAGAATTGATACGCTTAAAGAAATTATTAAATTAAAACAACCACAAGCAACTTATGAACTAGAATTTTTAAATTCGCTTGCTCATGAAAAAAATGAGCTTTATGTGGAATTATTAAAACAAGAATTAGATGAAACTTATTTATTACCAAATATTAAAAAATTCATTATTGATGCCAAAAATAAAGGTATAAAATTAGCAATAGCATCAAGTAGCTATAATGCACCTTTTATTCTTAAAAAGTTGAACGTCTACGATTATTTTGATGCAATTGTAAATCCTGCAAATGTTGCTAAAGGTAAACCGGCTCCAGATATTTACATTCAAGCCTATGAACTAATCGGAGTTCCTAAAGAAGAATGTATTGGATTAGAAGATGCAGTTTCTGGTGTAGAATCAATAGTCGGAGCAGGTGTTAAAGCAATTGCGTTTGACTATCACTCAGGAGTTGATTTCTCTAAAGCTTCATTAGTTTTACACGATACTAGCGAACTTAATTTAGACTCGGTGATTAGTTACTTTAAAAACATCAATTAA
- a CDS encoding glycosyl hydrolase family 65 protein, translating to MNFLKYDTLNKTISQVKFDPKVTGKTESIFSLGNGYLGIRSVDEEKAIYNKEDFFVNGIFNRDTKKEVPELANLADLIQTPIYLDGENFQVLKEDKYTKTLHIRDGVLVREVEIVRESGRFLLTFERFVSQSNKNVYAQKIKIKVLELFAKDQVEVMLQPGINGQVTNTGTQHFEEGLKTRPTTESLKMVQKTTISKRVAVHNLVTKFYKNGELIKGGNDDYVIDIQRRYIFFKIKSKAKAGDEFVLEKLMSVNTSVDHHSHLLVEPIVLEKSDQLHEFLLSSSYDKLKVESIQEMNKKVWNQFFVEIEGDEESKMDSLALDFSIFHLNNFVPKESTNLNVGAKGLSGEGYQGHTYWDTEFFINPNYLFTDPKVARNLLVYRFKGLKGARAKAYETKERLEESKLLGAQYPWEMAWPTDGEVCPYWGQADVVSGVQVPIASRRQEIHVSSDVAFAVNQYYNFTNDDVFMEKYGYQMIIETAVFYSNRAELQENGTYEIRDVMGPNEYKGNIDNNAFINYMAKFNIDLALEYMSKLKKTRPHLLDKIIKQIPYKFDVAKMKKVSKHLKQQKPNQDLIIAENDQFLSLPLIDVSPFQMLGDAGKKLFSTQEGHKRLCSQLVKQADVVLLTSIFPESFTLEERSKNFDYYEAITTHDSSLSAATYAIEAARLKKIEKAYELFKYGINVDFGPAMHTSNAGIHGGSLAAIWQMIVFGFGGLTWSNNKVSLNPNLPKNWTSLKYRAMYQGVTFEVHVTQDKLKIKTLSAHKELKLMIKNKEEIINNISKEFSL from the coding sequence ATGAATTTTTTAAAGTATGATACCTTAAATAAAACTATTTCACAAGTTAAATTTGATCCAAAAGTAACTGGTAAAACTGAAAGTATTTTTTCGCTTGGTAACGGTTATTTAGGGATTCGTAGTGTTGATGAAGAAAAAGCGATTTACAATAAAGAAGACTTTTTTGTTAATGGTATTTTTAATCGTGACACTAAAAAAGAAGTACCTGAATTAGCTAATTTAGCTGATTTAATCCAAACACCAATTTATCTAGATGGAGAGAATTTTCAAGTATTAAAAGAAGATAAATATACTAAAACACTTCACATTCGTGACGGAGTTTTAGTGCGTGAAGTGGAAATTGTTCGTGAAAGTGGACGTTTCTTATTAACTTTTGAGAGATTTGTATCTCAAAGTAACAAAAACGTTTATGCTCAAAAAATCAAAATTAAAGTTTTAGAGTTATTCGCAAAAGATCAAGTTGAAGTAATGTTGCAACCCGGGATTAATGGACAAGTTACAAATACTGGGACACAACACTTTGAAGAGGGACTCAAAACTAGACCAACCACAGAATCGTTGAAAATGGTCCAAAAAACGACAATTTCAAAACGTGTAGCTGTCCACAACTTAGTAACTAAGTTCTACAAAAACGGAGAATTAATCAAAGGTGGAAATGACGATTATGTAATTGACATTCAACGTCGTTATATTTTCTTTAAAATCAAATCAAAAGCCAAAGCTGGGGATGAATTTGTTTTAGAAAAATTAATGTCAGTTAATACCAGTGTGGACCATCATTCACACTTATTAGTAGAGCCAATAGTATTAGAAAAATCAGATCAATTACATGAATTTTTACTTTCAAGTAGCTATGACAAATTAAAAGTTGAATCAATTCAAGAAATGAATAAGAAAGTTTGAAATCAATTCTTTGTCGAAATTGAAGGTGATGAAGAAAGTAAAATGGATTCTTTAGCACTTGATTTTAGTATTTTCCACTTAAATAACTTTGTACCAAAAGAATCAACTAATTTAAACGTAGGGGCTAAAGGTTTATCTGGTGAGGGATACCAAGGTCACACTTACTGGGACACTGAATTTTTTATCAATCCAAATTATTTATTTACTGATCCTAAAGTTGCTCGAAACTTACTTGTTTATAGATTCAAAGGTCTTAAAGGAGCACGTGCTAAAGCGTATGAAACCAAGGAAAGACTTGAAGAAAGTAAATTGCTAGGAGCACAATATCCTTGAGAAATGGCCTGACCAACTGATGGAGAAGTGTGTCCATACTGGGGACAAGCAGACGTAGTTAGTGGTGTGCAAGTTCCAATTGCTTCACGTAGACAAGAAATTCACGTATCTTCAGATGTTGCTTTTGCAGTTAACCAATACTACAATTTCACTAATGATGACGTATTCATGGAAAAATATGGTTATCAAATGATTATTGAAACTGCTGTGTTCTATTCTAATCGTGCTGAATTACAGGAAAATGGTACCTATGAAATTCGCGACGTTATGGGACCAAATGAATATAAAGGTAATATCGATAATAATGCTTTTATTAACTATATGGCTAAATTTAATATTGATTTAGCACTTGAATACATGAGTAAATTGAAAAAAACTCGTCCACATTTACTTGATAAAATTATTAAACAAATCCCTTATAAGTTTGATGTTGCTAAAATGAAAAAAGTATCAAAACACTTGAAGCAACAAAAACCAAATCAGGATTTAATTATTGCAGAAAATGATCAATTCTTATCTCTTCCTTTAATTGATGTGTCTCCATTCCAAATGTTAGGGGACGCTGGTAAAAAACTTTTTAGTACTCAAGAAGGACACAAAAGACTATGTTCACAATTAGTTAAACAAGCTGATGTGGTACTTTTAACAAGTATTTTTCCTGAGTCGTTCACTTTAGAAGAAAGAAGCAAGAATTTTGACTATTATGAAGCAATTACCACACACGATTCAAGTTTAAGTGCTGCAACTTATGCAATTGAAGCGGCACGTTTGAAAAAAATCGAAAAAGCATATGAATTGTTTAAATATGGAATTAATGTAGACTTTGGACCTGCAATGCACACTTCTAATGCCGGAATTCATGGCGGAAGTTTAGCAGCAATTTGACAAATGATCGTTTTTGGTTTTGGTGGTTTAACTTGAAGCAATAACAAGGTTTCATTAAATCCTAATTTACCAAAAAACTGGACTTCACTGAAATATCGCGCAATGTATCAAGGTGTAACTTTTGAAGTGCATGTTACTCAAGATAAATTAAAAATTAAAACTTTAAGCGCACACAAAGAATTAAAACTTATGATTAAAAATAAAGAAGAAATTATTAATAATATAAGCAAGGAGTTTAGTCTTTAA
- a CDS encoding alpha-amylase family glycosyl hydrolase, protein MKTIKLEDKVIYQIFPRSFYDSNNDGDGDLKGITLKLDYLQDLGINAIWLCPIYKTNFVDAGYDVLDYKSVWKQFGTLEDFKELTQEAKKRNIDIIMDIVLNHVSNEHEWFKKACESVENVEHNYFIWREKLSEFEAKATSIFGGNAWEYVPSVNKYYFHLFAKEQVDLNWNHPDTINAISDVIQFWYDLGVRGFRLDAIKHVAKDFKTVENNPAFAWCDGAVESLRKFNEIAFSDKPDAYVLGESSGISYEELLKYGDGPDKVADNYFNFAWWWIGWGRKTGRNGYDANWNYHEFVYQQKPFQESTKVKPHMITNFLSNHDTSRSVSRWGNETFFRSQSAKTHALFLMMLKGVPCIYYGEEIGMLNTEFNARNEFRDVDTYNAFENFVDKDKTYSESEMLLYSNINSRDAGRVIMQWNDQINSGFNKGEETWIKLGRSSSEINVENDLKNANSILNFYKKIIKMRKVDFHDLIVYGEAKIELQNDGSILLTRFAQDTNKVLKVLINMTNKELNLEQEIDGNQILSSYEDNKLVTNVLRPYESILLIKE, encoded by the coding sequence ATGAAAACAATTAAATTAGAGGATAAAGTAATTTACCAAATTTTTCCTAGATCGTTTTATGATTCAAATAACGATGGAGACGGTGATTTAAAAGGTATTACACTTAAACTTGATTACTTACAAGATTTAGGAATTAATGCAATTTGATTATGTCCAATTTACAAAACTAACTTTGTTGATGCAGGATACGATGTATTGGACTATAAAAGTGTTTGAAAACAATTTGGAACACTTGAAGATTTTAAAGAGTTAACACAAGAAGCCAAAAAAAGAAATATTGATATTATTATGGACATTGTGTTAAATCACGTATCAAATGAACATGAATGATTTAAAAAAGCCTGTGAATCAGTAGAAAATGTCGAACATAACTACTTTATTTGACGTGAAAAATTAAGTGAATTCGAAGCTAAAGCGACAAGTATTTTTGGTGGTAATGCTTGAGAATATGTTCCGAGTGTTAATAAATATTACTTCCATTTATTTGCAAAAGAGCAAGTTGATTTAAACTGAAATCATCCAGATACAATTAATGCAATCAGCGATGTGATTCAATTTTGATATGACTTAGGTGTTAGAGGTTTTAGATTAGATGCAATTAAACATGTAGCCAAAGATTTTAAAACTGTTGAAAATAACCCTGCTTTTGCTTGATGTGACGGTGCAGTTGAATCGCTTAGAAAATTCAATGAAATTGCTTTTAGTGATAAACCAGATGCATACGTACTTGGTGAATCAAGTGGTATCTCTTATGAAGAACTTTTAAAATATGGTGATGGACCTGATAAAGTTGCTGATAATTACTTTAACTTTGCTTGATGATGAATCGGATGAGGTCGTAAAACCGGACGTAATGGATATGATGCAAATTGAAATTATCACGAATTTGTTTATCAACAAAAACCATTTCAAGAATCAACTAAAGTTAAACCACATATGATTACTAACTTCTTATCAAATCATGACACTTCTCGCAGTGTTTCAAGATGAGGGAATGAAACATTTTTTAGAAGTCAAAGTGCTAAAACACACGCTCTATTTTTAATGATGCTTAAAGGTGTACCTTGCATCTATTATGGTGAAGAAATTGGTATGTTAAATACTGAATTTAATGCTCGTAATGAATTTAGAGATGTGGACACTTACAATGCTTTTGAGAATTTTGTGGACAAAGATAAAACTTACAGCGAAAGTGAAATGTTACTTTATTCAAACATTAACTCACGTGATGCAGGTCGTGTGATTATGCAATGAAATGACCAAATTAATTCTGGATTTAACAAAGGTGAAGAAACTTGAATTAAATTAGGACGTAGTAGTAGTGAAATTAATGTTGAAAATGATCTAAAAAATGCAAATAGCATCTTGAATTTCTACAAAAAAATTATTAAAATGCGTAAGGTTGATTTCCATGACTTAATCGTGTATGGAGAAGCAAAAATTGAATTGCAAAATGACGGTTCAATTTTATTAACCAGATTTGCACAAGACACTAATAAAGTCTTAAAAGTGCTAATTAATATGACTAATAAAGAATTAAATTTAGAACAAGAAATTGACGGAAATCAAATTTTATCATCATATGAAGATAATAAACTAGTAACAAATGTTTTAAGACCATATGAGTCAATTCTATTAATTAAGGAGTAA